A single genomic interval of Leptodactylus fuscus isolate aLepFus1 unplaced genomic scaffold, aLepFus1.hap2 HAP2_SCAFFOLD_193, whole genome shotgun sequence harbors:
- the LOC142187321 gene encoding DNA damage-regulated autophagy modulator protein 1-like: protein MEIRGLAFLPILWSIWMLLGLSTLFAVTVILGHETHPYISATAARLPESVIYTVVFMVSSILGAGIVLLQYKFMIIRTEPSEKRHLIGQRILLAIGWISCIGSALNAVFPVNVNLTAHDIGSGLGFGCADIFNLCQAILLYKRSFSSRRMCHIRLALTSVTSVLMLFFSGVMSSFYLHLIPDNHKQVISDAGMVVEWVQMFCLVIQQLTNYTDFQHLSLRLSREGVSISLREPAQDPENP, encoded by the exons ATGGAAATCCGGGGTTTGGCGTTCCTGCCTATCCTGTGGTCCATATGGATGCTATTGGGTCTCAGTACCCTGTTTGCCGTAACGGTAATATTAGGGCATGAAACACATCCGTACATCAG TGCGACAGCAGCTCGGCTGCCCGAGTCCGTGATCTACACGGTGGTCTTCATGGTGTCTTCCATTCTGG GAGCTGGCATCGTTCTCCTCCAATACAAGTTCATGATAATTCGGACTGAACCATCGGAGAagcgacatctcataggccagcgAATACTACTCGCCATAGGATGGATATCCTGTATTGGGTCCGCCCTGAATGCTGTATTTCCG GTGAATGTCAACCTTACAGCTCACGATATTGGCTCAGGACTCGGTTTTGGATGTGCTGACATTTTCAACTTATGTCAAGCGATTCTCCTGTATAAGAGGTCCTTCAGCAGTCGGCGAATGTGCCATATtagactggctctgacctcggtgACATCTGTACTAATGCTATTCT TCAGTGGAGTCATGTCCAGTTTTTACCTCCATCTAATCCCTGACAACCATAAGCAG GTCATCTCTGATGCAGGCATGGTGGTCGAGTGGGTTCAGATGTTCTGCCTCGTAATTCAACAACTGACCAATTATACAGATTTCCAG CATTTATCTTTAAGGTTGTCCCGAGAAGGTGTCTCCATCAGCCTGAGAGAACCAGCCCAGGACCCTGAAAACCCCTAA